The Nitrosopumilus cobalaminigenes genome contains a region encoding:
- a CDS encoding peptidylprolyl isomerase codes for MATVNIETNLGKISFNLLPELAPETVRNFEKLAKDGFYDGTLFHRVIPGFMIQGGDPNTKTDNKGSWGMGGPGYNIKAEFNSRSHLRGIVSMARSQDPDSAGSQFFIVTSDSAFLDRQYTVFGEVTEGMDVADKIVNLDRDGNDCPLEKTQMIRVTVE; via the coding sequence TTGGCTACAGTAAATATTGAAACCAATTTAGGAAAAATTTCATTTAATCTTCTACCTGAATTAGCTCCAGAGACTGTAAGAAATTTTGAAAAATTAGCAAAAGATGGATTTTATGATGGAACTCTTTTCCACAGAGTCATTCCTGGATTTATGATTCAAGGTGGGGATCCAAATACAAAAACTGACAATAAAGGTTCATGGGGAATGGGTGGACCAGGATATAATATCAAAGCTGAGTTTAATTCCAGATCTCATCTTAGAGGCATAGTTTCTATGGCTAGATCACAGGATCCAGATAGTGCAGGTTCACAATTTTTCATTGTTACCTCAGATAGTGCATTTTTAGATAGACAATATACAGTATTTGGTGAAGTTACAGAAGGAATGGATGTTGCAGATAAGATTGTAAATCTTGACAGAGATGGCAATGACTGTCCATTAGAAAAAACACAAATGATTCGTGTAACTGTGGAATAA
- a CDS encoding PfkB family carbohydrate kinase, whose protein sequence is MLTVFGSTALDTIRTPKKTLKNVLGGAATFAAISASNFVDTGLIAVVGKDFPKPHHSTLSKYLDLQGLTIKDGKTFRYDGKYDNTLSTRSTLKTELNVLEDFKATVPEAYKKSQFVYLANNDPEQNTSLIKEFDKVKFSMCDTIDFWISTKREAVIKMIKAVDAVVINDEEAKLLTKEFNLIKCAKKMMQWGAKYVIIKKGEHGSLMFYDDVIFPTAGFSLEDVVDPTGAGDSFAGAMIGYLASKKSTKISDIKKAVVYGNVLGSFAVERYGLDGLLKIKNGDIAKRVKIYEKMIRF, encoded by the coding sequence ATGCTTACTGTTTTTGGTTCTACAGCACTAGATACAATTAGAACTCCAAAAAAAACATTAAAGAATGTTCTAGGAGGAGCTGCTACATTTGCAGCAATTTCAGCTAGTAATTTTGTAGATACTGGATTAATTGCAGTGGTTGGGAAAGATTTTCCAAAACCACATCATAGTACATTATCAAAATATCTTGATTTACAAGGATTGACAATCAAAGATGGGAAAACATTTCGTTATGATGGAAAATATGATAATACACTCAGTACAAGATCTACATTAAAAACTGAATTAAATGTTCTTGAAGATTTTAAAGCAACTGTTCCTGAAGCTTATAAAAAATCTCAGTTTGTATATCTGGCAAATAATGATCCAGAACAAAATACGTCATTGATTAAAGAGTTTGATAAAGTAAAATTTTCTATGTGTGATACAATAGACTTTTGGATTTCTACAAAACGTGAGGCAGTAATTAAAATGATCAAAGCAGTTGATGCAGTTGTAATTAATGATGAAGAGGCTAAACTTCTAACTAAAGAATTCAATTTGATAAAATGTGCAAAAAAAATGATGCAATGGGGTGCAAAATACGTTATAATCAAAAAAGGTGAACATGGTTCATTGATGTTTTATGATGATGTAATTTTTCCTACTGCAGGATTTTCACTAGAAGATGTCGTGGATCCTACTGGGGCAGGAGATTCATTTGCAGGAGCAATGATAGGATATCTTGCAAGTAAAAAATCTACTAAAATCTCAGATATTAAAAAAGCAGTTGTTTATGGAAATGTCTTAGGATCATTTGCAGTTGAGAGATATGGGTTAGATGGTTTACTAAAAATAAAAAATGGCGACATTGCAAAACGTGTAAAAATATATGAAAAAATGATTCGTTTCTAA
- a CDS encoding dUTPase, which produces MSQETSEKDRLDTIFKLQQGLSDMMKLDRYPKDTEGRVSALCTAIMHEAVELQRTTNWKWWKTPVEFNEAEAREELIDIWHFVVQASLELKLTPDDILDEYKKKNEINRERQRTGY; this is translated from the coding sequence TTGTCACAAGAAACATCTGAAAAAGATCGATTAGATACAATATTCAAACTTCAACAAGGTCTATCAGACATGATGAAATTAGATAGATACCCAAAAGATACTGAAGGAAGAGTTTCTGCATTATGTACAGCAATAATGCACGAAGCAGTTGAACTACAAAGAACAACCAACTGGAAATGGTGGAAAACTCCAGTTGAGTTTAACGAAGCTGAAGCTAGAGAGGAATTAATTGATATTTGGCATTTTGTTGTACAAGCATCTTTGGAACTAAAACTTACGCCTGATGATATTTTAGATGAATATAAAAAGAAAAATGAGATAAATCGTGAAAGACAGAGAACTGGATATTAA
- a CDS encoding tetrahydromethanopterin S-methyltransferase subunit A, whose protein sequence is MNAIGEAIGELCKAILPINEEFYLGNSKSSVAICTLSSIDLLKNFANSKILNEISIVGRLLSENKGIDSIIKYVNKNPQVNSIIVCGKEVWGHKSGHSLFELHKNGVDQNNKIINSTSPDPYLTVSKSEIKYFQENIKLVNMINQTDFKLILEQI, encoded by the coding sequence ATGAATGCAATAGGTGAGGCTATTGGTGAATTATGTAAGGCCATTTTACCTATCAATGAAGAATTTTACCTTGGTAATTCAAAATCTTCAGTGGCAATCTGTACACTTTCAAGCATAGATTTATTGAAAAATTTTGCAAATTCTAAAATTCTTAATGAAATATCAATTGTAGGACGTCTATTGTCAGAAAATAAAGGAATTGATTCTATTATCAAATATGTAAATAAAAATCCCCAAGTTAATTCAATCATTGTTTGTGGAAAAGAGGTTTGGGGGCATAAATCTGGTCATTCTTTATTTGAATTACACAAAAATGGTGTTGATCAAAATAATAAAATAATTAATTCCACTAGTCCAGATCCTTATCTTACAGTATCTAAATCAGAAATAAAATATTTTCAAGAAAATATAAAACTTGTAAACATGATAAATCAAACTGATTTTAAATTAATTTTAGAGCAAATTTAG
- a CDS encoding DegT/DnrJ/EryC1/StrS family aminotransferase, which yields MLKIAINIPLVGKEEISAVTSILKNGALTSSANLGGKHVQDFERSAASFVNSKYTIAVNSGTAALQAALYALDIHKGDEVLVPSFTFVATANAVVSTGAKPIFVDILKENFTIDPEDLEKKITKKTRAIIPVHLYGNVAIIERLSEISKKYNIPIIEDSAQSLGSTYKGKHTGTFFEMGCYSMYPAKVMTAGEGGFIVTNNKNLRDKLLMIRNHGMVHGYDTRIFGLNLRLPEINAAIATVQMKKLPKFLKSRRNNAKFLTKLISDLKVELPIERKNENVNWYLYTVSSDKRNKLLKKLNEKGIGAAAYYPTPIHKTPFYKLKTKLPVTDWASTHVLSLPIHPGVTQKNIEFIAKTMHEIL from the coding sequence ATGTTGAAAATTGCAATTAACATTCCTCTTGTAGGCAAGGAGGAGATATCTGCAGTCACATCTATTCTAAAAAATGGTGCATTAACATCATCTGCCAATTTAGGAGGAAAACATGTCCAAGATTTTGAAAGATCTGCAGCATCTTTTGTAAACTCGAAATATACTATTGCAGTGAATTCTGGCACTGCAGCTTTACAAGCAGCCCTTTATGCTCTTGATATCCACAAGGGTGATGAAGTTTTAGTTCCTTCTTTTACATTTGTAGCAACTGCAAATGCGGTTGTTTCAACTGGAGCAAAACCAATTTTTGTTGATATCTTAAAAGAAAATTTTACTATTGATCCTGAAGATTTGGAAAAAAAAATTACTAAAAAAACTCGTGCTATAATCCCAGTTCATCTTTATGGAAATGTTGCAATTATTGAAAGATTATCTGAAATTTCTAAAAAATATAATATTCCTATAATTGAAGATTCTGCTCAATCTTTGGGTTCGACTTACAAAGGAAAACACACTGGAACTTTCTTTGAGATGGGATGTTATAGTATGTATCCTGCTAAGGTCATGACTGCAGGTGAAGGAGGTTTTATTGTAACTAATAACAAAAATCTTCGTGATAAACTATTGATGATTAGAAATCATGGAATGGTACATGGATATGATACTAGAATATTTGGTTTGAATTTACGATTACCAGAAATTAATGCTGCAATTGCAACCGTACAGATGAAAAAACTTCCCAAATTTTTAAAATCTAGAAGGAACAATGCCAAATTTTTAACAAAATTAATTTCTGATCTTAAAGTTGAATTACCTATTGAAAGAAAAAATGAAAATGTAAATTGGTATCTTTATACAGTTTCGTCAGATAAACGCAATAAATTATTAAAAAAATTAAATGAAAAAGGAATTGGTGCAGCAGCATACTATCCAACACCAATTCATAAAACTCCATTTTACAAATTAAAAACAAAACTTCCTGTTACTGATTGGGCATCTACTCATGTGCTCTCTTTACCGATTCATCCAGGTGTAACTCAAAAAAATATTGAATTTATTGCTAAAACAATGCATGAAATATTATGA
- a CDS encoding C2H2-type zinc finger protein, translating to MGLFGSNKNELKCKKCGTVLPDSDRLKKHQEKAHNKKKEKCRACGAEFDYSEDLRKHKKNCK from the coding sequence ATGGGCTTATTTGGTTCTAACAAAAACGAATTAAAATGTAAAAAATGTGGAACAGTTCTACCTGATTCTGATAGATTAAAAAAACATCAAGAAAAAGCCCATAACAAGAAAAAGGAAAAATGCAGAGCTTGTGGTGCTGAATTTGATTATTCTGAAGATCTAAGAAAACATAAGAAGAATTGTAAATAA
- a CDS encoding tyrosine--tRNA ligase encodes MDITEKVDLIMKPPTEEVVTQEELIELFKTNSSPNHYIGLEISGFLHLGSLISTGFKINDFVKAGVKCKIFLADWHTLINDKLGGDWETIEKVSKYYQDAFKLVCPDAEIILGSKLYEEKTEYWSELVKFTKHMSIARTMRTLTIMGRSEDDKKIDVAKLLYPAMQAVDIHSLDVDIAHAGMDQRKIHMLVREIFPKMKWKVPVAVHHKLLPGLSKPADSNNDKIVGKMSKSDPNSGVFIHNTDDEIKKKISKAWCEEANIESNPLLEISRSVIFHEFNEMKVERPEKFGGNVSYTDYNQLEKDFAGKKLHPGDLKQTVGNYLVEIVSPIRNKINLSDELSESIKKSF; translated from the coding sequence TTGGATATTACAGAAAAAGTAGATTTGATTATGAAACCACCAACTGAGGAAGTAGTAACACAAGAAGAATTAATAGAATTATTCAAAACAAATTCATCACCAAATCACTATATTGGTTTAGAGATTTCTGGATTCCTACATCTTGGCAGTCTGATAAGTACAGGTTTTAAAATTAATGATTTTGTAAAAGCAGGAGTAAAATGTAAAATATTTCTTGCAGATTGGCACACTCTGATTAATGATAAGCTAGGTGGAGATTGGGAAACAATTGAAAAAGTTTCAAAATATTATCAAGATGCTTTCAAATTAGTTTGTCCTGATGCTGAAATAATTCTTGGATCAAAATTATATGAAGAAAAAACTGAATACTGGTCTGAACTTGTTAAATTCACAAAACATATGTCAATTGCTAGAACTATGAGAACTCTAACAATTATGGGAAGATCAGAAGATGATAAAAAAATTGATGTTGCAAAGTTACTTTATCCTGCAATGCAAGCAGTTGATATTCATTCTTTAGATGTAGATATTGCGCATGCTGGAATGGATCAAAGAAAAATTCACATGCTTGTCAGAGAAATATTCCCAAAAATGAAATGGAAAGTTCCTGTTGCAGTTCATCATAAACTTTTACCAGGATTATCAAAGCCTGCAGATTCAAATAATGACAAAATAGTAGGAAAAATGAGTAAGTCAGATCCAAATTCAGGTGTGTTTATTCACAATACTGATGATGAAATTAAGAAAAAAATAAGCAAAGCATGGTGTGAAGAAGCTAATATAGAAAGTAATCCTCTACTTGAAATCTCAAGATCTGTAATCTTTCATGAATTTAATGAAATGAAAGTAGAAAGACCTGAAAAATTTGGTGGAAATGTATCCTATACTGATTATAATCAACTGGAAAAAGATTTTGCAGGAAAAAAACTACATCCAGGGGATTTGAAACAAACAGTCGGAAATTACTTGGTGGAAATAGTTTCTCCAATTAGAAATAAAATAAATCTTAGTGATGAATTGAGTGAGTCCATTAAGAAAAGTTTCTAA
- the cobJ gene encoding precorrin-3B C(17)-methyltransferase translates to MTGKLNIVGVGPGHHDHMTFRAKEVIGESDTIVGYETYVNLVQDLIAGKTVHRYAMTQEVERAHQCIDLAKSGKIVSLVSSGDPGIYGMAGLIYETLAESGWNPKDDLQVEIVPGVSALNSCASIIGSPLMSDFAVVSMSDLLVPWEVISKRVEAAAQGDFVLVIYNPASQKRTHQLQDTRKILLKYRKPTTPVAIIKGAFRESESIVMTDLENLPNHSEQLGMVSTVIVGNSSTYTYKDLMINPRGYKSKYNLEEQTNPNLKV, encoded by the coding sequence TTGACTGGTAAACTAAACATTGTTGGTGTAGGACCTGGCCATCATGATCATATGACATTTCGAGCAAAAGAAGTGATTGGCGAAAGTGATACAATTGTAGGTTATGAAACTTATGTTAATTTGGTTCAAGATCTAATTGCAGGTAAAACTGTTCATCGTTATGCTATGACTCAAGAAGTTGAAAGAGCTCACCAGTGTATTGATCTTGCTAAATCTGGAAAAATAGTTTCACTTGTTTCAAGTGGTGATCCTGGAATTTATGGAATGGCAGGATTGATCTATGAAACACTTGCTGAATCTGGATGGAATCCTAAAGATGATTTACAAGTTGAAATTGTTCCTGGCGTATCAGCACTTAATTCATGTGCATCAATAATTGGTTCACCACTGATGAGTGATTTTGCAGTTGTAAGTATGAGTGATTTATTGGTTCCATGGGAAGTTATTTCAAAGAGAGTTGAAGCAGCTGCACAAGGTGATTTTGTACTTGTCATATACAATCCTGCAAGTCAAAAAAGAACTCATCAATTACAAGATACAAGAAAAATTCTTTTAAAATACAGAAAACCAACTACACCTGTTGCAATCATTAAAGGTGCATTTAGAGAATCTGAATCTATTGTAATGACTGATTTAGAAAATTTACCTAATCATTCCGAACAATTAGGCATGGTTAGTACTGTAATTGTTGGAAACTCATCTACATATACTTACAAAGATTTGATGATTAATCCAAGAGGTTACAAATCAAAATATAATTTAGAAGAACAAACTAATCCTAATCTTAAAGTTTAG
- a CDS encoding DUF7482 domain-containing protein has protein sequence MKKLPALLIIGIFTIGIIFVSSTSDQLVDAGSRKKIHFTETITSSQDPGQGHENHQLALILSPNEGTIYDGSMTFTSSEPVQIVVLHEISSQESKGQPTWTVDGKTIYGLSLIDLQKNSGSFEFTGAAVALHSPNSKQFTTTVSVDGWIRGQPTEVIMQKIELEKEEPSSLLSKTNVPATIPMHKGIYEGNQVLYIITDSSDEDYAKIMSDKQEWKVEVAPLLANVPENTLQKLFIFKNGIKGDGIFGFQNEVISNTPSQESEYSALSSVIEVTWKVGQKEIEFTSADDVIVAEEGGRIEFNETGIILNAPQISWPDGQMIVRSDKEISDEMSYSGGQITEINEEEMTVTFVAHRGWGPDGRTIYYIVTDATPTGPAESMGVVSSPSSANLIANSGAVDLFQFKNGIIGSGPLGFQPGIAAAALGDKNYSPMWRIYLVEWNDTESAKILETKSDIDSFRADDMLSVSIARPTNSDHIVNCPFIDPFQ, from the coding sequence TTGAAAAAACTTCCAGCTTTGTTAATAATTGGAATTTTTACAATTGGTATAATTTTTGTATCTTCAACATCTGATCAATTAGTTGATGCAGGTTCAAGAAAAAAAATACACTTTACTGAAACTATAACTTCTTCTCAAGATCCAGGTCAAGGACATGAAAATCATCAACTGGCACTAATTCTATCTCCTAATGAAGGAACAATATATGATGGCTCAATGACATTTACCTCTAGTGAACCTGTACAAATTGTAGTTTTACACGAAATTAGTTCTCAAGAATCAAAAGGTCAACCTACCTGGACAGTAGATGGAAAAACAATTTATGGTTTGTCATTAATTGATCTACAGAAAAATTCAGGATCATTTGAATTTACAGGAGCTGCTGTAGCATTGCATTCTCCTAATTCTAAACAATTTACTACAACTGTAAGTGTTGATGGATGGATTAGAGGACAACCGACAGAAGTAATTATGCAAAAAATTGAATTAGAAAAAGAGGAACCATCATCGTTATTATCAAAAACAAATGTACCAGCTACAATTCCAATGCATAAAGGAATCTATGAAGGCAATCAAGTTCTATACATTATCACTGATAGTAGTGATGAAGATTATGCAAAAATAATGTCTGATAAACAAGAATGGAAAGTAGAAGTTGCTCCATTACTTGCAAATGTTCCAGAAAACACTTTACAAAAATTATTTATTTTTAAAAATGGAATCAAAGGTGATGGAATTTTTGGATTTCAAAATGAAGTTATTTCCAATACACCATCACAAGAATCAGAATATAGTGCACTAAGTTCTGTAATTGAAGTTACATGGAAAGTTGGACAAAAAGAAATTGAATTTACATCTGCTGACGATGTAATTGTCGCTGAAGAAGGTGGTAGAATTGAATTCAACGAAACAGGAATAATACTAAACGCTCCTCAAATAAGTTGGCCAGATGGACAAATGATAGTTCGTTCTGATAAAGAAATTTCAGATGAAATGTCATACAGTGGTGGCCAAATAACTGAAATTAATGAGGAAGAAATGACTGTAACATTTGTAGCTCATAGAGGATGGGGTCCAGATGGTAGAACAATTTACTATATCGTTACTGATGCAACACCTACAGGTCCTGCAGAATCAATGGGAGTTGTATCATCCCCAAGTTCTGCTAATCTTATTGCTAATTCTGGAGCAGTTGATTTATTCCAATTCAAAAATGGAATTATTGGTTCTGGTCCATTAGGATTTCAACCCGGAATTGCTGCAGCTGCACTTGGCGACAAAAACTATAGTCCAATGTGGAGAATTTATCTAGTTGAATGGAATGATACTGAATCTGCAAAAATTCTTGAAACAAAATCTGATATTGATTCATTTCGAGCAGATGATATGCTATCAGTAAGCATTGCACGACCAACAAACAGTGATCATATAGTGAATTGTCCCTTTATAGATCCATTCCAATAA
- a CDS encoding aspartate kinase, producing MRLVIKYGGTSISATKDIQAVAKHLNDLSKKHQIVVVCSATSGTTDDLIEISESIKKENKSKAEQLASKITNRHKQLAKQTIKKPDIRKKLLSKFDEDFDELVALIDGMVLLGEVTPRTMDYLFSFGERLSIKLVSSAIADSGKKSIPLTGKEVGIVTDSNFGESKPLIDTTRLRVSKTVDALFSKKTIPVVGGFVGADQHGHVTTFGRGGSDYSATIVGSCIKADEIWLMSDVDGLMTADPKIVKNAKLLKEVSYIEAIEMALFGAKQIHPRTFEPLITKKIPMKIRNSFNIKNEGTLVSASTSSAVKNTVKCVSNVRNNGLIDVQGGSMVGTPGTAAKIFATLAKAGINVMMISQNPSESSITIVVKNTDLDKAVSALELELLGKIIKKLDITTNVAIIALIGSGMRGTVGVASKVFGAIEKNKVNVSMITQGSSELNLAFVVKNSDTNAAVRALHNEFALDKII from the coding sequence TTGAGACTTGTAATAAAATATGGTGGAACATCAATTTCTGCCACAAAAGACATTCAAGCAGTAGCTAAACATCTCAATGATTTATCAAAGAAACATCAAATTGTTGTAGTATGTTCTGCAACTAGTGGTACTACAGATGATTTAATAGAAATTTCAGAATCAATAAAAAAAGAAAACAAATCTAAAGCAGAACAACTTGCATCAAAAATTACCAATAGACATAAACAATTAGCTAAACAGACAATCAAAAAACCTGACATAAGAAAAAAATTACTTTCAAAATTCGATGAGGATTTTGATGAACTTGTTGCACTAATTGATGGAATGGTGTTGTTAGGCGAAGTAACTCCTAGAACGATGGATTATTTATTTTCATTTGGAGAAAGGCTGTCAATAAAATTAGTTTCATCAGCAATTGCAGACTCTGGAAAAAAATCAATTCCTCTTACAGGAAAGGAAGTAGGAATTGTAACTGATTCAAACTTTGGTGAATCAAAACCACTCATAGATACAACTAGATTAAGAGTATCGAAAACTGTAGATGCTCTATTCTCAAAGAAAACAATTCCTGTTGTAGGGGGATTTGTAGGTGCTGATCAACATGGACATGTAACTACTTTTGGTAGAGGTGGTTCAGATTATTCTGCAACAATTGTAGGTTCTTGCATCAAAGCAGATGAGATTTGGTTAATGAGTGATGTAGATGGATTGATGACAGCAGATCCTAAAATTGTAAAAAATGCAAAATTACTCAAAGAAGTATCATACATTGAAGCAATTGAAATGGCTCTATTTGGTGCAAAGCAAATACATCCACGAACATTTGAGCCTCTAATCACAAAGAAAATTCCAATGAAAATTAGAAATTCTTTCAATATCAAAAATGAAGGAACTCTAGTTTCAGCATCAACATCCTCAGCTGTAAAAAATACTGTAAAGTGTGTCAGTAATGTACGAAATAATGGATTAATTGATGTCCAAGGAGGTAGTATGGTTGGAACTCCTGGAACTGCAGCAAAAATATTTGCAACTTTAGCAAAAGCTGGAATCAATGTAATGATGATCTCACAAAATCCATCTGAATCAAGTATTACAATTGTAGTCAAAAACACTGATCTTGACAAAGCTGTTAGTGCATTAGAATTAGAATTACTGGGTAAGATTATCAAAAAATTAGATATTACCACAAATGTTGCAATCATTGCACTAATTGGATCAGGAATGAGAGGAACTGTGGGTGTTGCTTCGAAAGTTTTTGGTGCAATTGAGAAAAATAAAGTAAATGTATCAATGATTACACAAGGTTCTTCTGAACTTAATCTAGCATTTGTTGTAAAAAATTCTGATACCAATGCAGCTGTACGTGCATTACATAATGAATTTGCACTAGACAAAATCATTTAA
- the pcn gene encoding proliferating cell nuclear antigen (pcna): MTFGAKTSGSDDLKAIISAISTLVEEATFVATAEGITFRGMDPSHVALIDISWPNSAFEKYECDSDIKFGVRIDEFSKLIKRADKKDSIEISISEQNMLLVTVGKNKKYKMRLIESSATDTPLPKIPYDSKIVLTSSKFDKILGDVQVVSDYLTIQTSDSKGDFSGKGDSGEVVIDLDKDDKEIEEISSKEDSEGTYSLEYLNPVVKAVGSNAGSITCEFSSAKPLRIEFKVANIGRIHFYLAPRVES; this comes from the coding sequence TTGACTTTTGGAGCAAAAACTAGTGGATCAGATGATCTTAAAGCTATAATATCTGCAATCTCTACTTTGGTTGAAGAAGCAACTTTTGTAGCTACAGCAGAAGGAATTACTTTTAGAGGAATGGATCCTTCTCACGTTGCTTTAATTGATATTTCTTGGCCAAACTCTGCATTTGAAAAATATGAATGTGATAGCGATATTAAATTCGGTGTAAGAATTGACGAATTTTCAAAACTGATCAAGAGAGCTGATAAAAAAGATAGCATAGAGATTAGTATCTCTGAACAAAATATGTTGCTTGTAACAGTTGGAAAAAATAAAAAATACAAAATGCGTTTAATTGAAAGTTCTGCAACTGATACCCCACTACCAAAAATTCCATATGATTCAAAAATCGTTTTAACTTCTTCAAAGTTTGATAAAATTCTTGGAGATGTACAAGTTGTATCTGATTATCTTACTATTCAAACATCTGACTCAAAAGGAGATTTTTCAGGAAAAGGTGATTCAGGCGAAGTTGTCATTGATTTAGATAAAGATGATAAAGAAATTGAAGAAATTTCTTCCAAAGAAGACAGTGAAGGTACTTACAGTCTTGAATATCTTAATCCTGTAGTAAAAGCTGTAGGCTCAAACGCAGGCTCAATTACTTGTGAATTTTCAAGTGCAAAACCTCTCAGAATCGAATTCAAAGTCGCAAATATTGGCAGAATTCACTTTTACTTGGCTCCACGCGTAGAAAGTTAA
- a CDS encoding transcription factor S produces MKFCPKCEVKLKNSGSGLQCSKCGYTEGGESKPTKKIPAEEEPDFSLLAFEGDEGEDTNPTVKIDCEKCGHDEAVGWMFQTRSADEPTTRFYRCQKCKYTWRDYT; encoded by the coding sequence TTGAAGTTTTGCCCCAAATGTGAGGTCAAATTAAAAAATAGTGGTTCAGGCCTCCAATGTTCTAAATGTGGATATACTGAAGGCGGAGAATCAAAACCCACAAAAAAAATTCCTGCTGAAGAAGAACCAGATTTTTCCTTGTTAGCTTTTGAGGGAGATGAAGGAGAAGACACAAATCCAACAGTCAAAATTGACTGTGAAAAATGTGGTCATGATGAAGCAGTAGGTTGGATGTTCCAAACCAGAAGTGCAGATGAACCTACAACTAGATTCTATCGATGTCAGAAATGTAAATACACTTGGCGTGATTACACATAA
- a CDS encoding RpoL/Rpb11 RNA polymerase subunit family protein, which translates to MNAQVISSEPKEISLSITETDIGILYIIQHELLQASSTDFAGVIVKHPLTNECWMRVNSSSKPLGEIKKATDSAIKMAQEFNQLFHSKIKVN; encoded by the coding sequence ATGAACGCACAAGTGATCAGTTCTGAACCTAAAGAAATCAGCCTTTCAATCACCGAAACTGATATCGGAATTTTATACATTATTCAGCATGAGCTGCTACAAGCATCAAGTACAGATTTTGCAGGTGTAATTGTAAAACATCCTCTTACCAATGAATGTTGGATGAGAGTTAATTCTAGTTCAAAACCACTCGGTGAAATTAAAAAAGCAACAGATTCAGCAATCAAAATGGCTCAAGAATTCAACCAACTATTCCATTCTAAAATTAAGGTAAATTAG